The Oncorhynchus tshawytscha isolate Ot180627B unplaced genomic scaffold, Otsh_v2.0 Un_contig_8128_pilon_pilon, whole genome shotgun sequence region ATACACTCTTGTTTAACCTTCTAAAGATACCTTCCAACACTGACTCATTCAATGAAGTAATTTTATAGAACTGGTTGCTCCTCAGATAGAACGGGGAAAACAAGATAGTCTCACAGTAAACAAATGCCTGTGATGGCATGCAGCCTTTTAAAGTAGTCTAGTGGGTGGGACTTGttctgggttagggagggatcACAGGATTCCATCCAAGCCAGTGGAAGGGATCAATCAATAAATCATGTTCCTGAACAAATACTCCAGTACAGCATACTCCAGTAAAACACTAAAATGAAGACAGCTACATTTCTAACTCTGTGGACTTCTATTGGGTTTCAGTAATGTCCACCTCCAGCAATGTCCTGTCTGAAGAGCAGTTCCTGTGCTCTATCTGTCTGGATGTGTTCACTGAGCCAGTCTCTATTCCATGTGGACACAACTTCTGCAAGGTCTGTATCAGGAATACTGGAACACCACTGCCCTGTGCCAGTGTCCACTGTGTAAGGACACATTCAACAGAAGACCTGACCTAAAAACCAACACAACACTCAGAGATGTTGCAGATCATTTTAAGAGGATGAAGGTCTCAGGCAGAGAGGAGTCCTCTTCCAAGCCTGGAGAAGTAGCACAAGTGCAGCAGATGATCCAGGAGCGACTGCAGAAGGTTAAAGACATCAAATTCTCAGTAGAGCTTAgccagagagatgcagagagagagatagcaggaaGTGTGGAGGTCTTCACTGCTCTGGTGCGCTCCATTGAGAGAAGTCAGGGTGAGGTTATTGAGGAGGTTGAGGAGAAGCAGAAAGCAGCTGAGAGGAAGGCTGAAGGGCTCATTGAAGAACTGGAGCAGGAAATCACTGAGCTGCTGAGGAGAGGCACTGAGCACCACTCCACCAGAACTCCCCATCCCCAATCAAggactggtctgagatcagtgttcacagGGATCTGCATGTAGGAACTGTGAGGAAAGCTCTTTCTCAGCTGGAGGAGATGCTTCATAATGAGATGGAGAAGTTGTGTAATGCTGAGCTGAAGATGATACGGCAGTGGTCAGTGGATGTGACTCTGGATCCTGATACAGCACATCCCAATCTCATTGTGTCTGAGAACAGGAAACAAGTGAGCTATGGAGACAAAGGGCAGATTCTCCCTGACCTCCCAAAGCGGTTTGATATGTATCTATCGGTCTTGGGAAAGGAGGGCTTCTCCTCAGGGAGATTCTACTTTGAGGTTCAGGTGAGAGGGAAGATTGAGTGGCAGGTAGGCGTGGCCAGAG contains the following coding sequences:
- the LOC112242458 gene encoding LOW QUALITY PROTEIN: E3 ubiquitin-protein ligase TRIM39 (The sequence of the model RefSeq protein was modified relative to this genomic sequence to represent the inferred CDS: inserted 3 bases in 3 codons) encodes the protein MSTSSNVLSEEQFLCSICLDVFTEPVSIPCGHNFCKVCIXEYWNTTALCQCPLCKDTFNRRPDLKTNTTLRDVADHFKRMKVSGREESSSKPGEVAQVQQMIQERLQKVKDIKFSVELSQRDAEREIAGSVEVFTALVRSIERSQGEVIEEVEEKQKAAERKAEGLIEELEQEITELLRRGTEHHSTRTPHPQSRTGXEISVHRDLHVGTVRKALSQLEEMLHNEMEKLCNAELKMIRQWSVDVTLDPDTAHPNLIVSENRKQVSYGDKGQILPDLPKRFDMYLSVLGKEGFSSGRFYFEVQVRGKIEWQVGVARESIIRKGXTAKSPDAGLWALYMKGENKYEIKDTPHMHLFLSQKPQKVGVFVDYKEGQISFYDVENMSHIYSFSGCTFTEKLYPFFNPCDNSEGPNSAPLVISPVNHTD